The nucleotide window CGTAACGGACGGGCACGATATTCACCAGCCCATCGGAGCCCGGCCGGGCCGAGATCCACCAAGCCGCGGCATCCCGCCAGCCCAAAGTCACCAGGCCCACAGCCAGACCACAGGCCACCCATGGAGCCGGGCGCATCCACGGAGAGGGCCGGGTGCCGGGTTTGGAAAAGGGCCAGGGCTGGGCCACCACGATGCCAATCAAAAGCCCCAGCACGATCACATCGGGAGCCATGTGGAACACGAAGCTGAACATGCTCTGCCCGAGCACCGCCACGATCGCCGCCATTGCCCCGATCGTCAGCCCGGCATCCGGCCCCGGGCTATCCTTCTCCGGTTCCACGGCCAACACCAGCAGACCACGGAGGCCCACCAGCACCAGCATTGCCACGACCACCGCCAATCCGATCCAGCCGTAGTCCGTAGCCGTTTGCAGCAACTCGTTGTGGACGAAATCAATGTCTCCGGACCCCACCCATAGTTGCTGCGGATCCCAGTGCTTGAAAACCTCATAGGAGAACGACCGGCTGCCGCCCCCGGTGGAAGGCTGGTTGGAGGCGATGTCGATCGCCATGGAGGCGAAATTCAACCGGCCGCTGTCATCCAGCATCCTCGCGCTGTTCGCCGCGACCCCGCGGTGAGCGAGCATCTGTCTGGCCAGATGCCACCCGCCGAAACCCAGCAAGGGCAACGCCACCACGACACCCACCACCGCCAGACCGAAGGATTTCGCCCGGCGGCGCTTCAAATCCAGCAACCAGCCGATCAGCAGGACCAGCAGCCCGGCCGCCGAGGCGATCCAAGCTCCACGGCTGTTGCTGAGGGCGATTCCGCCTGCACAGGCAAGGGCAACCACCGCCCAAGCGATGCGAATCCGCCGACCGCTTCCGCCAACCAGTGCGCGACCGCACGCCACGAATCCGGCAGCGAGCAGGAAGTTCGCGAAGTGGTTGTAATGAGCATAAAAGCCCGAGGGATAGGAAGCGGTCTTCCGGCCTGCGAAAAACGGTGTGAATCCCGGATCGTGCCACTGGACCAGCGCCACCACGAGATTCGCCATGGCGAGCACGGCCAGGCCTACCACCATCACCCCATGGCTCCGGCGGTTTGCCAGCCATCCCGCCCAAAAGCATCCCGCCACACCGCAACCGATCAGCAGCAGATCGCTGCGACCGAAGTCGATCACCGGGGAAGTCGCCGCGCGCCACGCCGCGTATCCCACGGCTCCAAACACCAGGAGTGCCAGGAACACCGGCCGCTTGGAGGAAGGCAGGGCAAAGGCACCGGTCACCAACGCCGGAGCCAGCATCAGCAGAACCATCCCCGGAGCCGTGGGCTCCAGTGAAG belongs to Luteolibacter ambystomatis and includes:
- a CDS encoding O-antigen ligase family protein; this encodes MKSGVISAILLSLALAVALAFAPSLEPTAPGMVLLMLAPALVTGAFALPSSKRPVFLALLVFGAVGYAAWRAATSPVIDFGRSDLLLIGCGVAGCFWAGWLANRRSHGVMVVGLAVLAMANLVVALVQWHDPGFTPFFAGRKTASYPSGFYAHYNHFANFLLAAGFVACGRALVGGSGRRIRIAWAVVALACAGGIALSNSRGAWIASAAGLLVLLIGWLLDLKRRRAKSFGLAVVGVVVALPLLGFGGWHLARQMLAHRGVAANSARMLDDSGRLNFASMAIDIASNQPSTGGGSRSFSYEVFKHWDPQQLWVGSGDIDFVHNELLQTATDYGWIGLAVVVAMLVLVGLRGLLVLAVEPEKDSPGPDAGLTIGAMAAIVAVLGQSMFSFVFHMAPDVIVLGLLIGIVVAQPWPFSKPGTRPSPWMRPAPWVACGLAVGLVTLGWRDAAAWWISARPGSDGLVNIVPVRYAALSRAAEIRPDSRLDRDAAGMAARMSESEAPPASGEWADKAYRHLQIAVSRNPHDYAARLSMARVLDEFGQFPAAEEQYRVLLPLLDLREIYYRARFAYGSHSFRQANALFHARRTAEALAWAIEARNQMEVSLKHCWFPEQSPEGIELARVRNFIKWLEDARYTPAPDAVPPSP